From a single Streptomyces aurantiacus genomic region:
- a CDS encoding ABC transporter permease, with protein MSALSLAVRDSSTMLRRNLLHARRYPSGTLNLLLAPIMMLLLFVYIFGDVMSTGIGGADRSDYIAYIVPGILMMTIGSTVIGAAVYVSTDMNEGLIARFRTMKIYRGSMMIGHVVGSVLQCLASVVLVGAVAVAIGFRSTDATALEWLAAFGLLALFAVALTWIAVGMGMASPNAEAAANSAQPLILLPLISSAFIPADTMPGWFQPIAEYQPFTPAIETLRGLLLGTEIGNDWWIALAWCVGLIALGYRWSMAQFNRDAK; from the coding sequence ATGAGCGCCCTCTCCCTCGCCGTCCGCGACTCGAGCACGATGCTGCGCCGCAACCTCCTGCACGCGCGGCGCTACCCGTCCGGAACCCTGAACCTTCTCCTCGCCCCGATCATGATGCTCCTGCTCTTCGTCTACATCTTCGGCGACGTGATGAGCACGGGCATCGGCGGCGCGGACCGCTCCGACTACATCGCCTACATCGTCCCCGGTATTTTAATGATGACCATCGGCAGCACCGTGATCGGGGCCGCGGTCTACGTCTCCACGGACATGAACGAGGGCCTCATCGCCCGCTTCCGCACGATGAAGATCTACCGCGGCTCCATGATGATCGGGCACGTCGTCGGCAGCGTGCTGCAGTGCCTGGCCAGCGTGGTCCTCGTCGGTGCCGTCGCCGTGGCCATCGGCTTCCGGTCCACCGACGCCACGGCCCTGGAGTGGCTGGCCGCGTTCGGACTGCTTGCACTGTTCGCCGTGGCGCTCACCTGGATCGCAGTCGGCATGGGCATGGCCAGCCCGAACGCCGAGGCAGCCGCCAACAGCGCCCAGCCGCTGATCCTCCTGCCGCTCATCTCCAGCGCGTTCATCCCGGCCGACACAATGCCGGGCTGGTTCCAGCCGATCGCCGAGTACCAGCCCTTCACCCCGGCCATCGAGACCCTGCGCGGCCTGCTGCTCGGCACCGAGATCGGCAACGACTGGTGGATCGCCCTCGCATGGTGCGTCGGCCTGATCGCGCTCGGCTACCGCTGGTCGATGGCGCAGTTCAACCGCGACGCGAAGTGA